The sequence ATGCTCGCCGCGACCCTCGCCATGGAGTACGGCGCCGACCTGGAGCAGGTCCAGGCCGCCTTGCTGCACGATGTGCTCGAGGACGGCCGTGGCAGCGGCCCGGAAAAACGGGAGAGGCTGCGACGCAGCTTCGGCGAACGGGTCTACGCCATGGTGGACCTGTGCACCGACTCGGACACCGACTCCGCTTGCGGTCCCAAGGCTGAATGGCTACCACGCAAGCAAGCCTACCTCGAGCGCCTCGCGGCGGCGGATGCCGACGCCCGGTTGGTGGCGGCGGCGGACAAACTGGCCAACGTGCTGACGACCCTCTTCGACCTCCGGCGGCACGGATCAACGACCTGGAAGCGATTTCGCCAGGGCCGGGAGGCGATGCTGTGGTACTACCGCCGCTGTGTCGCGGCGTTGCGACAAGGCGAGAGCCCCCAGGGCTTGCGCCAACTGCTCACCGAACTCGAAGCCCGTATCGCGGAACTCGAGAACGGGGATCCCCCCCACGGCGCCGCTTCCCGCGACGCGGCCTCCGGTCGAGGTCCCGGCTGCTAGGGCCGGAAACAGCCGACCCGCATGAAAAGGGCCTCGATCGCCGCAACGACCGAGGCCCGAATACACTCCGG is a genomic window of Acidobacteriota bacterium containing:
- a CDS encoding HD domain-containing protein — its product is MSKAKAAVRFPAAALGQALAYAAEVHADQNRKGGDTPYFAHPMLAATLAMEYGADLEQVQAALLHDVLEDGRGSGPEKRERLRRSFGERVYAMVDLCTDSDTDSACGPKAEWLPRKQAYLERLAAADADARLVAAADKLANVLTTLFDLRRHGSTTWKRFRQGREAMLWYYRRCVAALRQGESPQGLRQLLTELEARIAELENGDPPHGAASRDAASGRGPGC